The Paraburkholderia sp. PREW-6R genomic interval TGTTTATGCTAGGTTTTCGGCGACTGACTTTCAAACGAGCGGCGCGGTGGCCCACGTGTACGGTTTAACTACCGCGCGTCACCACGCAACTGATCACGGTAACGGATTCCATGAGCTTCTCGATAGATAGTCTCGATCATCTCGTCCTGAATGTCGCCGACGTCGAAGTCAGCGCCGCCTGGTACGCTCGTATGCTCGGCATGCGGCGTACGGAATTCGAATCCCGTACGGGCAAGCGTGTGGCCATGACCTACGGCAGTCAGAAAATCAATCTGCGCCCGGCGAAGGCTGACACCGTTGCGTGGTTCACCGGACGCGAAGTGGTGCCCGGCAGCGCCGATCTATGCTTCATCACCACATCGAGTCCCGCCGAGGTGAAGGCACACTGGCTCGCGCAGGGTGTCGAAATCGAGGCGGGGCCGGTCGAGCGCGACGGTGCGCGCGGCAAGATGACTTCCGTCTACTGCCGGGATCCGGACGGCAATCTGATCGAGGTCGCCACATACCCTACGATCTAACTTAAAACGCGGGCTTACGTCGCCGCGAGAGATGGCCGCGTTTGAACGTGCGGAGGTGTCATTCGCTATTGCCCATGCTGCCGTGCATCATGCGATTGATCCGAATCGGACTTGGAAAAGGCGGCCATTGCGCGTGGTGGCCGGTGCAAAGTGGGGAACTGCGGCCGTCTGCACCGGTCTGCTGCTTATTCATTTACAGGAGCCCCTCATGACGCGTCCCGTCGATTCCGGCGTAATTCTCATTGCACGTATCGCCCTTGCAGTGCTGTTCCTGTGGGGCGGTGTAATGAAGCTGCTGGGCTACGCGGGTTTCGTCGGCTATCTTCACTCAAAGGGCGTGCCGTTCGTGCAGATCGCCGCGCCGATCGCCACGGCGGTCGAAGCGCTCGGCGGCCTGCTGCTGATCGTCGGCTTCAAGGTTCGACCGCTCGCGCTCATCATGGCGGTGTACACGGTCGCGACGGCGGTGCTGGGCCACGACTTCTGGAACGTCACCGACCCGGCCCTGCAACGCGACATGGTCATTCATTTCTGGAAGAACATCGGCATTGCCGGCGGCTTCCTGCTGCTGTTCGTCACCGGCGCGGGCCGGATCAGTATCGATGGCGCGCGCGCGCCTCGCAGCGGGCTCGGGTTGTGACACGGCAGTTGAGGTAGTCTGTGAAGGTAGTCTGGGCGTAGGAATTGATTCTGGCTGTAACCAAGGGAGCGAAAATGATTCAGAGTTTCGAGCAAAACGTCGGCGGCAAAATCACCCAGTTGTGTGCGAGTCTCGGCGAAGGACCCACGCCGCATCGCGTGATCATCAGTCTCGCCGATTCCGCCAAGACACTCGTGGTGCTGGACGCGTCCGGGCTGATCAGCACGATCAAGGCCGAGATTGAGGAGCCGGAAAAACTGATCGCCGACGCGATCGCCAAGGCCCAGAACGAAGGGCTGATCGAACGGGCGATCGACACCGGCACGATTCAGGAGGCGTCGCTGTAGTGCAACATTGAACGGCTGTAAAAAAACCCCCGCTGCGCGCTCGCGCCGCAGGGGTTTTTGCATGGATACTCAAAAAGACGCTAACCGGCTCAGCCTTCGTGCGGCGCGTCCTTGATAAACAGCGTGGTCAGCGCGCCGAGAATGCAGATTGCGCCGACATACAGCGGCGCGGCCATGGCGTTGGACTTCATCATCAACGATACGGCGATCGGCGTGAGTCCGCCGAATACGGCATAAGCGACGTTGTACGAGAACGAGATACCCGAGAAACGCACCACGGGCGGGAACGCGTTGACCATGACAAATGGAATCGCGCCGATTACGCCGACCAGAAGCCCCGCCGCCGCATACAGCGGCACGAGCGCGGACGTGTCCACCGCGAGCCGCTGGAACATCACGTAGTAGGTGACGGCCAGCGCGAGGCCGCCGATGAGGATCGTGCGGCCCGCACCAATGCGTCCGGCGATCGAGCCCGCCATCACGCAGCCGATCGTCAGGCACAGCGTGGCGACGCAATTCGCCAGCAATGCGGTGGCCGGTGCGATATGAAACTGCTTCTGCAGCAACGTGGGCGTCATCAGAATCACGACGACGATCGCGGCTGACAGCATCCACGTGAGCAGCATCGAGACGATCACCGCGCGGCCATGGTCGCGCAGCACGGCCTTGAGCGGCACTTCGGCGGCAATCGCCTTGCGCTGCTTGAGTTCGGCGAACACCGGCGTTTCGTGCAGCCAGCGGCGCAGATAGACGGAGAACATCCCGAACACGCCGCCGACGAGGAACGGAATGCGCCACGCGTAAGCGGAAATCTCCGCCGGCGCGAACTGGTGGTTCACCGCCGACGCGATCAACGAACCCAGCAGAATACCGGCCGTCAGCCCGGCGGTGAGCGTGCCGCACGCATAGCCGACGTGCCGCTGCGGTACGTGCTCGGAGACGAACACCCACGCGCCCGGTACCTCGCCGCCGACCGCCGCGCCCTGCATCACGCGAAACAGAAGGAGCAGGACCGGCGCGAGCACGCCGATACTCGCGTAAGTGGGCAGCAGACCCATCATCAGCGTAGGCACCGACATCAGCAGCACGCTCAGCGTGAACATGCGCTTGCGGCCGAACAGATCTCCGAAATGCGCCATGATGATGCCGCCGAGCGGCCGTGCGAGATAGCCCGCCGCGAAGATGCCGAACGTTTGCACCTGACGCAGCCAGTCGGGCATGGCCGCCGGAAAGAACAACTGGCCGATGGCCGGCGCGAAGAACACGAAAATGATGAAGTCGTAGAACTCGAGCGCCCCGCCGAGCGCGGCGAGGCCGAGCGTCTTGTAATCGCTGCGCCCAAGAGGGCGTGGGGTGACAGCCTGTGCTCCACCCAGATTTGTCGCTTGCATTGCTTGTATTTTGTCTTGAATTGGAAGCCACACGTGGCGCGTGGAAATACGGCGGTCGTCGGGCGAGAAGTGTGGCAAGCGCTGGGTAGAGCACGGGACACCGGCGCGCCGCTCCGGATAGGGCGGCGCGATGACGACAGGCCTGTTCGGTATTTTACAGGATGCAAGCCTTTTCTTTCCCGAAGTGCTTAATTAGATTGGTAAAAGTTCCCGTTCGTCGGTTTTTCATGCGCGCGCTTTGCGCAAGCTTGTTGGCAAACACGCATCGGCCGTTGATGGCGCGCCGCTCAGTCGATAGAAAGCCTCGGCACTCGTAGATTAGGAATGCTCCTATGGGATGGCCGGGGCGCGACTCTGAGAATCGCGTCAGAGCTATCTCTCACGAGTCCAACCAAATGCGCATTGCCATTCTTCAGCGTGATCCGGTCATGCGTCAGACAATCGAAAAGATCCTGACCACCGCCGGCCATACCTGCGCGAGCTTTGACGACGGCCTCGCCATGTCGAAAGCGCTCGCGCGTTCCACCGTCGACCTGCTGGTGCTGGACTGGCAGGGCACGCGCCTGTCGGGCTCGGACGTGCTGCGATCGGCCCGCGCAGTGGGCGGCGACCGTCTGCCGGCGCTGTTCGCCTCGCGCGACACATCGGAGGAGAGCACCGTACGTGCTTTCGTGAGCGGGGCGGACGACTATGTCGCTCTGCCGTTGCGCCCCGCGGAGTTCCGCGAGCGCGTGGCCGCGTTGCTGCGGCGCGCTTATCCGGACCGCTTTAGCGGCGCGAGTTTCAGCGTGGGTCCCTACCATTTCGATACGCATCGGCAACTCGTCACGCTGCGCGGTCAGCCGGTCCAGCTGTCGGGCACGCAATACCGGCTCGCTTCGCTGTTCTTTTCGAACATTGGCCGCGTGATGTCGCGCGATCATATTTTTGCGATGGTGTGGGGCCGTGAGTTCCGCGAATTCACACGCACGATCGACAGCCATGTGTCGAGACTGCGCCTGCTGCTTGAGATCGAGCCGCAAAACGAATTCCGGCTGCAGCCGGTCTACAAGAGCGGCTACCGGCTGCTGCATTTGCGGCAGGAAGAGGGGGTCGAAGCGGAGAAGCAGGCGGCCTGATCTTTCGCTTGGCCGGCTCGGCGGCGCTGCCACCGCGACTCGCGCAACTTGCGCCCGCCGGAAGTTCAGGCAAATTTAGATTGGCGGCAGCGCGGGCCGTGTGTCGATCGCCTTGCGAATCAGCGCCTCTACCGCGTTGCGCTCGTCGCCGGCTAACGGCAGACGCGGCGGGCGCACCGGCTCCGTCCCAAGCTCCAGCATCGCTTCGGCCAGCTTGATGTTCTGAACGAGTTTCGGCGACACATCCAGCGCGAGCAGCGGCGCGAACCAGCGATAAATCGCCCGCGCTTCTTCAAGCCGTCCCGCTTTCAACAGCGTGTAGATGGCGACCGTCTCATGCGGAAACGCGCACACCAGACCGGCGACCCAGCCGTGCGCGCCCATCAGCATGGCCTCCATGGCGAGATTGTCCACGCCGCACAGGATCGCAAAGCGATCGCCCACTTCGTTGATCAGATCGGTCACGCGCCGCACGTCGCCGCAGGACTCCTTGATCGCGACAATCTTTTTCTCGTCGGCTATCTCTGCAAACATCTCGGGCGTCATATCCACGCCGTAGGCGAGCGGATTGTTGTAGATCATCAGCGGCAATGCACTCGCTTTCGCGACGCTGCGGAAATGGTTCAGCGTCTCGCGTCGGTCGGACAGGTAGCGCAGCCCCGGCAGCACCATATAGCCAGCCGCGCCATGCCTGCCGCCGGCTTCGGCCTGGCGGCAGGCGTCGAGCGTGCTGTTTTCCGCGATGGTGAGCAGCACCGGCACGCGGCCGCTCGAGGCCTCCACCGCGATATCCAGTACCTGGAGTTTCTCGTCGAGCGAGAGCGTCGACGCTTCGCCGAGCGATCCGCACACGATGATGCCGTCCACGCCCGCTTCGATCTGCGCGTCGATATTCCTCGCGGTCCATGCCCGGTCTATGCTGAAATCCGCGTGAAATTTGGTGGTGACCGCCGGCCATACGCCTTCCCAGATATGCGCCACGACTGCTCTCCTGATTCTGATGAAACTGCACGCAGTGTAAGTAGGGAAAATCCTCGCGTCTTGCGGGATTCGCTCGCGGTGGGTGACGATTTCAGCATAGGCGGCGACGCCGGATAGCCGCGAATTCACCGCGCAGCACACCCGGCCGGAGAACAGGCGTAATAACACGCGGACGGTGCGCCTGCACGCAGGCAACGGCGCTGACTTTCAATCCCAGGTGGGCGGCCCGGCATAGTCACATCGAGCGGATGGCGTGCGGCCATCACGGTGCGACCGATCACCGGAACTATGCCGAAATCGTCACCTGCGACGCGCACGCGCACCAAGACTCATGGCTTCGTCATTCCTACCATGAGCAACATGAAAACCTTGGACATCATCGATTCGCACACAGGCGGTGAGCCGACCCGCCTCGTGGTGTCGAACGGGCCGGAGCTCGGTGAGGGCACGCTGGCGCAGCGGCTCGACATCTTCCGCACCCATTTCGACGACTGGCGCGCGGCCGTCGTCACGGAGCCGCGCGGGTCGGACGTCATGGTCGGCGCTTTGCTGTGTGAGCCCGACGATCCCACCTGCACGGCGGGCGTGATCTTTTTCAACAACGTCGGCTATCTCGGCATGTGCGGGCACGGCACGATCGGTCTCGTCGTGTCGCTCGCGCATGGCCGGCGGATCAAGCCGGGACGGCACCGGATCGAGACGCCGGTCGGCGTCGTGGAGGCGACGCTCAACGAGGACGGCAGTGTGTCCGTGCGCAACGTGCCGGCGTATCGCCACCGTGCCCGCGTGCAGGTCGAGGTGCCGGGTTATGGAAGATTGAGCGGCGATATCGGCTGGGGCGGCAACTGGTTTTTTCTCGTCGCCGAACATGGGCAAACGCTCGAAGCGTCGCGCATCGGCGAACTGACCGAGTTCAGCGCCGCGATCCGCGACGCGCTGATCGCGCAGCGCATCAGCGGCGCGGAGGGCGCGCTGATCGACCATATCGAGCTGTTCGGCCCCGCTTCGCGCGATGGTCTCGACAGCCGCAGCTTCGTGCTATGTCCCGGCAATGCGTATGATCGCTCGCCATGCGGCACGGGCACGAGCGCGAAGCTCGCCTGTCTCGCCGCCGACGGCAAGCTCGCGGCGGGCGAAGTATGGCGGCAGGAAAGCATCATCGGCAGCGTGTTCGAGGCGCGCTACGAGCGTGCGGCCGACAACGCGTCGATCATCCCGACGATCACCGGGCACGCGTACATCATGGCCGAAGGACGCCTGTGTTTCGACGGGCGTGATCCGTTCGCGCGAGGCATCCGCACGGTATGACAGCAGACGTGCTGGTGATCGGCGCGGGCATTGTCGGCGCGGCGTGCGCGGCGGAACTGGCCGCGCGCGGCCTGCGCGTCGACGTGCTCGATGCGCACGGTATAGGCGGCGGCGCGACGGCGGCGGGCATGGGCCATATCGTCGTGATGAACGACTCGCCGGCGGAGCTGGCGCTCAGCCGCTATTCGCGCGACCTGTGGCTGGAGCTTGCGCCGTGCCTGCGCACACGCGACGCGTTCGCGCGCTGCGGCACGCTCTGGGTCGCCGAAGACGAGGACGAATGGCAAGCCGCCCGCGCCATGCATGCGGCCTTCGACGCGCAGGGCATCGCCGCGCACCTGCTCGACGCGCGCGAATTGCACGAGTGCGAGCCGGCGCTCGCGCCGTCGATGGCGGGCGGCTTGCGGGTCGAACACGACAGCATCGTCTATGCGCCGACCGTCGCCGAGTGGCTGCTGACCCGGTCGCCGGGCGCATCGCATATCTGCGTGCGGCCTGGCGTTGCTGTCAGGTCGGTCGATGCAGCGTGCGTGACACTCGCGGATGGCGAGCGCCTGAGCGCCGCGCATGTGGTCGTGGCCAATGGACTGCGCGCACGGGAACTGCTGGTCGCGCTGCCGCTCCAGCCGAAGAAAGGGCACCTGCTGATCACCGACCGGTATCCCGGCGTAATCCGCCACCAACTGCTCGAACTCGGCTACATCAAGAGCGCGCATCATGCGTGCGGCACGTCGGTGGCATTCAATGCGCAGCCGCGGCCTACGGGCCAATTGCTGATCGGCTCGTCCCGTCAGTTCGACACGACCGATCCCGTCGTCGAGATGCCCGTACTTGCTCGCATGTTGCAGCGCGCAGCGCGTTATCTGCCGATGTTGCCCGAGATGAACGGCATTCGCGCATGGACCGGGTTCCGGGCGGCAACGCCGGACGGCTTGCCGGTGATCGGCCCGGCCGGCGAGTGGGCGCCTGGCGTCTGGCTGGCGGTCGGGCACGAAGGACTCGGCGTGACGACGTCGCTGGCCACGGCGAAATTGCTGGCGGCGCAGATGGTCGGCGACACGGCGGCCATTCCGTTCGAGCCTTATTTGGCCGCTCGCTTTGGATACGAGGTGGTTCATGAATGATGCCGGCGGCGCACGCATTCGTTTGACGGTCGATGGCAACAGCGTCGACGTCGAAGCCGGCACGACAGTCGCGGCGGCAATCGTGCTGGCGACGAGCGTCATGGGCGACGCGCGTGACGCTCATCGCATTGACGGCACCCGGATTTCGGTAAGCGGACAGCCGCGCGCCGCGTTGTGCGGCATGGGCGTCTGCCAGGAATGCCGCGTGAGCGTGGATGGCCGCGCGCACGTTCTCGCCTGCCAGACGCTCTGTCGCGAAGGTCAGAATGTGCAGACGGGTGCGGCCTCGTCCGTGGGGGCGGGCCGACAATCAGTCGGCGAGCGGCACGCGCCATCCACGAGACGCGCCACCGGCGAGCACGCGCGATGAACTCACACTTCGACATCGTCGTGGTCGGCGCCGGACCGGCCGGCCTGCATGCGGCGCGCGCGGCGGCGCGCGAAGGGGCGTCGGTTGCATTGCTCGACGATAACCCACGCGCCGGCGGACAGATCTGGCGACAAGGACCCGGTCATCCGCCGCAGGCGCCGTTGCAAGCGCTGCTCGCGACGTTGGGCGAACAGCACAGGCTCACGTACTGGCCATCGACACGCGTCGTCGCGCCGCTCGACCGCCCGCTCGACGCGCCGCTGGCCTCGCGCGGGCTGCTGCTCGAGTCGGCGGAGCGCGGCGGCGTGAGCATCACCTACGATCGCCTGATTCTGGCGACGGGCGCGCGCGAACTGCTGCTGCCATTCACGGGCTGGACGCTGCCCGGCGTGACGGGCGCGGGCGCTTTGCAGGCGCTCATCAAGGGTGGCATGCCGGTGCGCGGCGAGCGGGTGGTGATTGCAGGCAGCGGCCCGTTGCTGATCGCCGCGCTTGCCAGTGCGCATGCAGCGGGCGCGCGCGTCGTCGCGGTCGTCGAGCAGGCATCGGCGCTCGACGTCGCGCGCTTTACCGCTTCGCTGCTGGTCGAGCCGGCGAAGTTGCGGCAGGCAATCGGCATGGGTTTGTCGAGCGGCCTCGCGAGTTGGCGCTACTGGACGGGC includes:
- a CDS encoding FAD-binding oxidoreductase, whose protein sequence is MTADVLVIGAGIVGAACAAELAARGLRVDVLDAHGIGGGATAAGMGHIVVMNDSPAELALSRYSRDLWLELAPCLRTRDAFARCGTLWVAEDEDEWQAARAMHAAFDAQGIAAHLLDARELHECEPALAPSMAGGLRVEHDSIVYAPTVAEWLLTRSPGASHICVRPGVAVRSVDAACVTLADGERLSAAHVVVANGLRARELLVALPLQPKKGHLLITDRYPGVIRHQLLELGYIKSAHHACGTSVAFNAQPRPTGQLLIGSSRQFDTTDPVVEMPVLARMLQRAARYLPMLPEMNGIRAWTGFRAATPDGLPVIGPAGEWAPGVWLAVGHEGLGVTTSLATAKLLAAQMVGDTAAIPFEPYLAARFGYEVVHE
- a CDS encoding response regulator transcription factor, with amino-acid sequence MRIAILQRDPVMRQTIEKILTTAGHTCASFDDGLAMSKALARSTVDLLVLDWQGTRLSGSDVLRSARAVGGDRLPALFASRDTSEESTVRAFVSGADDYVALPLRPAEFRERVAALLRRAYPDRFSGASFSVGPYHFDTHRQLVTLRGQPVQLSGTQYRLASLFFSNIGRVMSRDHIFAMVWGREFREFTRTIDSHVSRLRLLLEIEPQNEFRLQPVYKSGYRLLHLRQEEGVEAEKQAA
- a CDS encoding VOC family protein; its protein translation is MSFSIDSLDHLVLNVADVEVSAAWYARMLGMRRTEFESRTGKRVAMTYGSQKINLRPAKADTVAWFTGREVVPGSADLCFITTSSPAEVKAHWLAQGVEIEAGPVERDGARGKMTSVYCRDPDGNLIEVATYPTI
- a CDS encoding dihydrodipicolinate synthase family protein, with product MAHIWEGVWPAVTTKFHADFSIDRAWTARNIDAQIEAGVDGIIVCGSLGEASTLSLDEKLQVLDIAVEASSGRVPVLLTIAENSTLDACRQAEAGGRHGAAGYMVLPGLRYLSDRRETLNHFRSVAKASALPLMIYNNPLAYGVDMTPEMFAEIADEKKIVAIKESCGDVRRVTDLINEVGDRFAILCGVDNLAMEAMLMGAHGWVAGLVCAFPHETVAIYTLLKAGRLEEARAIYRWFAPLLALDVSPKLVQNIKLAEAMLELGTEPVRPPRLPLAGDERNAVEALIRKAIDTRPALPPI
- a CDS encoding MFS transporter encodes the protein MQATNLGGAQAVTPRPLGRSDYKTLGLAALGGALEFYDFIIFVFFAPAIGQLFFPAAMPDWLRQVQTFGIFAAGYLARPLGGIIMAHFGDLFGRKRMFTLSVLLMSVPTLMMGLLPTYASIGVLAPVLLLLFRVMQGAAVGGEVPGAWVFVSEHVPQRHVGYACGTLTAGLTAGILLGSLIASAVNHQFAPAEISAYAWRIPFLVGGVFGMFSVYLRRWLHETPVFAELKQRKAIAAEVPLKAVLRDHGRAVIVSMLLTWMLSAAIVVVILMTPTLLQKQFHIAPATALLANCVATLCLTIGCVMAGSIAGRIGAGRTILIGGLALAVTYYVMFQRLAVDTSALVPLYAAAGLLVGVIGAIPFVMVNAFPPVVRFSGISFSYNVAYAVFGGLTPIAVSLMMKSNAMAAPLYVGAICILGALTTLFIKDAPHEG
- a CDS encoding DoxX family protein; its protein translation is MTRPVDSGVILIARIALAVLFLWGGVMKLLGYAGFVGYLHSKGVPFVQIAAPIATAVEALGGLLLIVGFKVRPLALIMAVYTVATAVLGHDFWNVTDPALQRDMVIHFWKNIGIAGGFLLLFVTGAGRISIDGARAPRSGLGL
- a CDS encoding 4-hydroxyproline epimerase, which codes for MSNMKTLDIIDSHTGGEPTRLVVSNGPELGEGTLAQRLDIFRTHFDDWRAAVVTEPRGSDVMVGALLCEPDDPTCTAGVIFFNNVGYLGMCGHGTIGLVVSLAHGRRIKPGRHRIETPVGVVEATLNEDGSVSVRNVPAYRHRARVQVEVPGYGRLSGDIGWGGNWFFLVAEHGQTLEASRIGELTEFSAAIRDALIAQRISGAEGALIDHIELFGPASRDGLDSRSFVLCPGNAYDRSPCGTGTSAKLACLAADGKLAAGEVWRQESIIGSVFEARYERAADNASIIPTITGHAYIMAEGRLCFDGRDPFARGIRTV